A window of the Haloarcula litorea genome harbors these coding sequences:
- the pfdA gene encoding prefoldin subunit alpha, with translation MMGGGGGGGGQMQQISQEIEQMEQEIGAIEEEIESLREEKTEADEAIEAIETLESGSTVQVPVGGDAYIRATVDDIDEVVVSLGGGYAAERDQEGAVSSLETKKETLDDRIEDLQSEIAEVETEKEELEQQAQQMQQQQMQQMMQQQQEQQDDE, from the coding sequence ATGATGGGCGGTGGCGGCGGCGGTGGCGGTCAGATGCAGCAGATCTCCCAGGAGATCGAGCAGATGGAACAGGAGATCGGTGCCATCGAGGAGGAGATCGAGAGCCTCCGCGAGGAGAAGACCGAGGCCGACGAGGCCATCGAGGCCATCGAGACGCTGGAGTCCGGCTCGACGGTCCAGGTCCCGGTCGGCGGCGACGCCTACATCCGCGCGACGGTCGACGACATCGACGAGGTCGTCGTCTCGCTGGGCGGCGGCTACGCCGCCGAGCGCGACCAGGAGGGGGCCGTCAGCTCCCTGGAGACGAAGAAGGAGACGCTGGACGACCGCATCGAGGACCTCCAGTCCGAGATCGCCGAGGTCGAGACCGAGAAGGAGGAGCTCGAACAGCAGGCCCAGCAGATGCAACAACAGCAGATGCAGCAGATGATGCAGCAGCAACAAGAGCAGCAGGACGACGAGTAA